A single genomic interval of Candidatus Methanomethylicota archaeon harbors:
- a CDS encoding CBS domain-containing protein — translation MVYTVKDFMTKTIYTVDCNATVAEASKIMLEKNVGYLIVLDGGQPVGMISERDIVFKVVALGKDPTNVKVSEIMSKPLITVDPDATISDAVEIMVKNELRRIPVVRDGIIYGVFTTRDLAAHFKEYEDKLVRDLLRSLSRFTIPF, via the coding sequence ATGGTATATACGGTTAAGGATTTCATGACCAAAACCATATACACCGTTGACTGCAATGCCACAGTGGCTGAAGCTTCAAAGATCATGTTGGAGAAGAATGTTGGCTACCTAATAGTATTGGATGGTGGACAACCAGTTGGAATGATTAGCGAAAGGGATATAGTGTTCAAAGTTGTAGCTTTGGGGAAGGATCCAACAAACGTTAAGGTTAGCGAAATCATGAGCAAACCATTGATAACCGTAGACCCGGATGCAACCATCAGCGATGCTGTGGAGATTATGGTTAAGAATGAGCTTAGAAGGATACCTGTTGTTAGAGATGGGATAATTTATGGCGTATTCACCACGAGGGATTTAGCTGCACACTTCAAGGAGTATGAGGATAAACTCGTAAGAGACCTAT